A single genomic interval of Devosia oryziradicis harbors:
- a CDS encoding ABC transporter substrate-binding protein encodes MTSKKFTRRDVLRTGGAAGIGLWAAGNGLPVFGQDAPAPELDLPQGAAGKLTVIHRTEYFEAAQNLFRDTVAEFAKANNVELDISTTNPESFGDFLGKMTAAVKAGNPPDLAYTSNVSVPQMHLLGLLEDVNDVVEEAISKYGNVMQGINAEKIGKIDGKWMAIPFIANTTGTFFRGDKLKEKGIDPATLDTWEKRREAALAISDPDNEFWGWGLTVNQGGDGWGVASGILNAFGGHFTDESGTKVEFDSPETVAAYEFVRETYDRNGKYAAMLPPGVESWGDTSNNEAWLAGSIGYTHNAFSVYAASKRDNNPVFPNTILLRQPNANNGDSRDGGAVGGWLTIFKGAPNLDLAKKLALDLLDPANFTPMSSIAGGLFMPAYENLWTDELISADPNYAIIKDQVSVAEPFIGPSWPAQPAAQIDAIRAQGILEQSMGNVIAGRMTSQEAVTDAHNKIVQIFEEGGIM; translated from the coding sequence ATGACGTCGAAGAAGTTCACTCGCCGTGACGTATTGAGGACCGGTGGAGCCGCCGGCATCGGCCTGTGGGCCGCCGGCAATGGCCTGCCGGTATTCGGCCAGGACGCCCCCGCCCCAGAACTGGATCTGCCGCAGGGCGCTGCCGGCAAGCTGACGGTCATTCACCGTACCGAATATTTCGAGGCGGCGCAGAACCTGTTCCGCGATACGGTCGCCGAGTTTGCCAAGGCCAACAATGTCGAGCTCGACATTTCGACGACCAACCCGGAATCGTTTGGCGACTTCCTGGGCAAGATGACGGCCGCCGTGAAGGCGGGTAACCCGCCCGACCTGGCCTATACCAGCAACGTTTCGGTGCCGCAGATGCACCTGCTGGGCCTGCTCGAGGACGTCAATGACGTGGTCGAGGAAGCCATCAGCAAGTATGGCAACGTGATGCAGGGCATCAACGCCGAAAAGATCGGCAAGATCGACGGCAAGTGGATGGCCATTCCGTTTATCGCCAACACCACCGGCACGTTCTTCCGTGGCGACAAGCTCAAGGAAAAGGGCATCGATCCGGCAACGCTGGACACCTGGGAAAAGCGCCGCGAAGCAGCGCTCGCCATTTCGGACCCGGACAACGAGTTCTGGGGTTGGGGTCTCACGGTCAACCAGGGCGGCGACGGCTGGGGCGTGGCATCGGGCATCCTCAACGCCTTTGGCGGCCACTTCACCGATGAAAGCGGCACCAAGGTCGAGTTCGACTCGCCCGAGACCGTTGCCGCGTACGAGTTCGTGCGCGAGACCTATGACCGCAACGGCAAGTATGCCGCAATGCTGCCTCCCGGCGTCGAAAGCTGGGGCGACACGTCCAACAACGAAGCCTGGCTGGCAGGCAGCATCGGCTACACGCACAATGCGTTCTCGGTTTATGCCGCGTCCAAGCGCGACAACAACCCGGTCTTCCCGAACACCATCCTGCTGCGTCAGCCCAATGCCAATAACGGCGACAGCCGTGACGGCGGTGCGGTCGGCGGCTGGCTGACCATCTTCAAGGGCGCACCAAACCTGGACCTCGCCAAGAAGCTGGCCCTTGACCTGCTCGACCCGGCCAACTTCACCCCGATGTCCTCGATCGCCGGCGGCCTGTTCATGCCGGCCTACGAGAACCTGTGGACCGACGAACTGATCTCGGCCGATCCCAACTACGCGATCATCAAGGACCAGGTCAGCGTGGCCGAGCCGTTCATCGGCCCGTCCTGGCCGGCCCAGCCGGCTGCGCAGATCGACGCGATCCGCGCCCAGGGCATCCTGGAACAGTCGATGGGCAATGTGATTGCCGGTCGCATGACGTCCCAGGAAGCTGTGACCGACGCCCACAACAAGATCGTCCAGATCTTCGAAGAAGGCGGCATCATGTAG
- a CDS encoding ABC transporter ATP-binding protein: MGAVTIRDVRKNYGSVEVLHGVSIDIADGEFVILVGPSGCGKSTLLRMIAGLEDITGGEIEIAGVVVNDLAPKDRDIAMVFQSYALYPHMTVEENMAFSLRLARVPKDEIKRRVANAAVILGLETYLERYPRHLSGGQRQRVAMGRAIVRNPTVFLFDEPLSNLDAKLRVQMRSEIKLNHQRLKTTTVYVTHDQIEAMTMADRIVVMHSGNIEQIGTPLELYDRPANLFVAGFIGSPAMNIVSGSIAGSSFRFADGTSIQLGSLPAGVVDGPITLGVRPEHLRLDPAGAKAEVVVIEPTGSETQVTLNLGGHDIVGVFRERVSAAPGESIGIAFETSLLHLFDAETGKRILR, encoded by the coding sequence ATGGGTGCCGTAACGATCAGGGATGTTCGAAAGAACTATGGCAGCGTGGAAGTGCTGCACGGCGTCTCGATTGACATTGCCGATGGCGAATTTGTCATCCTGGTCGGACCGTCAGGCTGTGGAAAATCCACGCTGCTGCGGATGATCGCCGGGCTCGAGGACATCACCGGCGGCGAAATCGAGATCGCTGGCGTCGTGGTCAACGACCTGGCCCCCAAGGACCGAGACATCGCCATGGTGTTCCAGTCCTATGCCCTCTATCCACATATGACGGTCGAGGAGAACATGGCCTTCTCGCTGCGCCTCGCCCGCGTCCCCAAGGACGAGATCAAGCGCCGCGTGGCCAATGCCGCGGTTATCCTCGGTCTTGAAACCTATCTCGAGCGCTATCCGCGCCACCTCTCGGGGGGCCAGCGCCAGCGCGTTGCCATGGGCCGCGCCATCGTGCGCAACCCCACCGTCTTCCTGTTCGACGAACCCCTGTCCAACCTCGATGCCAAGCTGCGCGTGCAGATGCGCAGCGAGATCAAGCTAAACCACCAGCGCCTCAAGACCACCACGGTCTACGTGACGCATGACCAGATCGAAGCCATGACCATGGCAGACCGGATCGTCGTGATGCACTCGGGCAATATCGAGCAGATCGGCACTCCGCTCGAACTCTACGATCGGCCCGCAAACCTGTTCGTCGCCGGTTTCATTGGCTCGCCTGCCATGAACATCGTCAGCGGCTCGATCGCCGGCTCGTCCTTCCGTTTTGCCGATGGCACCAGCATCCAGTTGGGTAGCCTGCCGGCCGGGGTCGTCGATGGCCCCATCACATTGGGCGTGCGTCCCGAGCATCTGCGGCTCGATCCGGCCGGCGCCAAGGCCGAAGTCGTCGTCATCGAGCCGACCGGCTCGGAAACCCAGGTGACGCTGAACCTGGGCGGCCACGACATTGTGGGTGTGTTCCGCGAGCGCGTCAGTGCCGCTCCCGGCGAGTCCATCGGCATCGCCTTCGAAACCAGCCTGCTCCATCTGTTCGACGCGGAGACCGGCAAGCGCATCCTGCGCTGA
- a CDS encoding FadR/GntR family transcriptional regulator, whose translation MTTPPRMAAGGSALNASIVRNSIPSAVDAMVINIRALISDGGLSVGDSLPTERELCERFQASRNTVREAMRIMKAYGIVSVRPKVGAIIVDDRMERALDLFSFNTLDISRRTFDDIQGFRKLIEVGSVDAIFDQMRPDDIAEMRAINAQMRAAASIEEASEMDFRFHFRLVSMLDNRAVCDVYRIMKPVIIRIMERAKQLKDFTVDTYEQHAAVVDALAIRDRIRYQYALQSHLQVGITTFETPQDLTPA comes from the coding sequence ATGACAACTCCGCCTCGGATGGCGGCGGGCGGCAGTGCGCTCAACGCCTCCATCGTGCGCAACTCGATCCCCTCGGCCGTGGACGCCATGGTGATCAATATCCGTGCGCTGATCTCCGACGGCGGGCTCAGCGTCGGGGACAGCCTGCCCACGGAACGCGAACTGTGCGAGCGTTTCCAGGCCAGCCGGAACACGGTGCGCGAGGCCATGCGCATCATGAAAGCCTATGGCATCGTCTCGGTTCGCCCCAAGGTGGGTGCCATCATCGTCGACGATCGGATGGAGCGGGCCCTCGACCTGTTCTCGTTCAATACGCTCGATATTTCGCGGCGCACGTTTGACGACATCCAGGGCTTCCGCAAACTGATCGAGGTGGGATCGGTGGATGCCATCTTCGACCAGATGCGGCCAGACGACATCGCCGAGATGCGGGCGATCAATGCGCAGATGCGGGCGGCGGCCTCGATCGAGGAGGCCTCCGAGATGGATTTCCGCTTCCATTTCAGGCTGGTTTCCATGCTCGACAACCGGGCGGTGTGCGACGTCTATCGCATCATGAAGCCGGTCATCATTCGCATCATGGAGCGCGCCAAACAGCTCAAGGATTTCACGGTCGATACCTATGAGCAGCATGCCGCTGTGGTGGATGCCTTGGCGATCCGCGACCGCATCCGGTACCAGTATGCATTGCAGTCCCATCTCCAGGTGGGCATCACGACATTTGAAACCCCGCAGGATCTGACGCCGGCCTGA
- a CDS encoding mandelate racemase/muconate lactonizing enzyme family protein, translating to MKITSVKTAATVGHCMHLWVRIETDAGITGLGECVHGGHQAIAIIEKELAQKLVGRDPFAIDAIFEEIRRSLVFEGGFAGALITALTGVEIALWDLKGKALQVPIYELMGGKFRDNIRVYCDCEVSPGMNMDEVQREVDEVLEAGFTALKVDLDIRAYGHTGTETGWYEKDGFNMTPNKWEHDRMVQLAEMVVKAAGKEVEVACDLHTRLDKHSAIRLARDLEHLQLMWLEEPIPPENIDVMAEITRSTSTPICAGENLYLRHGFRKLLEQQAVDIIMPDIPKCGGLSECRKIAELADLYSIPFAPHNVSSPIGTMASAQVCATVPNFLVLEFHWFHRDYWATITDGGEIIKNGKIALSDRPGIGLELNEEVAKTYQYPGTTWFA from the coding sequence GTGAAGATTACCTCGGTCAAGACGGCTGCCACGGTGGGCCACTGCATGCATCTATGGGTCCGCATCGAGACCGATGCCGGCATTACCGGCCTGGGGGAATGCGTCCATGGCGGCCACCAGGCCATCGCCATCATTGAAAAGGAGCTGGCGCAGAAGCTGGTCGGCCGCGACCCGTTTGCCATCGACGCCATCTTCGAGGAAATCCGCCGCAGCCTGGTGTTCGAGGGCGGCTTTGCGGGCGCGCTGATCACCGCGCTGACCGGCGTCGAGATCGCGCTCTGGGATCTCAAGGGCAAGGCGCTTCAAGTGCCGATCTATGAGCTGATGGGCGGCAAGTTCCGCGACAATATCCGCGTCTATTGCGACTGCGAAGTCTCGCCCGGCATGAACATGGACGAAGTGCAGCGCGAAGTGGACGAAGTGCTCGAGGCCGGTTTCACCGCGCTCAAGGTTGACCTCGACATTCGCGCCTATGGCCATACGGGCACGGAAACGGGCTGGTATGAAAAGGACGGCTTCAACATGACTCCCAACAAGTGGGAGCATGACCGCATGGTGCAACTAGCCGAAATGGTGGTGAAGGCGGCGGGCAAGGAAGTTGAAGTCGCGTGCGACCTTCATACAAGGCTCGACAAGCACAGCGCCATCCGCCTGGCCCGGGATCTGGAGCACCTGCAGCTGATGTGGCTGGAAGAACCCATTCCGCCGGAGAATATCGACGTGATGGCCGAGATCACACGCAGTACCTCCACCCCGATCTGCGCCGGCGAGAACCTCTATCTGCGCCATGGCTTCCGTAAGCTGCTCGAGCAGCAGGCCGTGGACATCATCATGCCCGACATTCCCAAATGCGGTGGGCTTTCGGAATGCCGCAAGATCGCCGAGCTGGCCGATCTCTATTCAATCCCCTTCGCGCCGCACAACGTGTCCTCGCCCATTGGAACGATGGCTTCGGCGCAGGTCTGCGCCACAGTGCCCAATTTCCTGGTGCTCGAGTTCCACTGGTTCCACCGGGACTACTGGGCGACGATCACCGATGGCGGCGAGATCATCAAGAACGGCAAGATCGCGCTGAGCGACCGGCCGGGTATCGGGCTCGAACTCAACGAGGAAGTGGCCAAGACCTATCAGTATCCGGGCACGACCTGGTTCGCTTGA
- a CDS encoding glycosyltransferase produces MSVLTKTSATSIATRQAPELAVIVPTFNEHDNVAPLVERLEVALAGINWELIFVDDNSPDGTADAAWELSRLHDNVRCIKRLGRRGLSSACAEGILSTSAPFVAVMDGDLQHDEAILPAMLAKVRAGADIAVGSRYAGGGSAGDGLSPLRLWGSNLATRLSTLVAGQELADPMSGFFMLRRDLFIDVAPQLSSEGFKILLDLVVTATRKGTPPAIAQVPYTFRQRLSGESKMSPLVVLQFLGLWLSKLTGGLLPTSFLLFALVGFSGLAIHLAVLWLLTSVAPQPFLVAQIVATITAMTWNFFINNILTYADRKLHGAKLWMGLLIFYLVCSLGGIANVSIASVIYEARAVPIVAGLAGALMSSVFNYSVTRIFTWK; encoded by the coding sequence ATGTCTGTCCTGACCAAGACCTCCGCTACCTCTATCGCCACCCGGCAGGCGCCCGAACTGGCCGTCATCGTCCCCACCTTCAACGAGCACGACAACGTCGCGCCCTTGGTGGAGCGCCTGGAAGTGGCGCTCGCCGGGATCAACTGGGAACTGATCTTTGTCGACGACAACAGCCCGGACGGCACCGCCGACGCGGCCTGGGAGCTGTCGCGCCTCCACGACAATGTCCGATGCATCAAGCGGCTGGGCCGGCGTGGCCTCTCGTCGGCCTGCGCCGAGGGCATCCTCTCCACCAGTGCGCCTTTCGTCGCCGTGATGGATGGCGACCTGCAGCACGATGAAGCCATCCTTCCCGCCATGCTGGCCAAGGTTCGCGCCGGCGCCGATATCGCCGTCGGCTCGCGCTATGCCGGTGGCGGCTCCGCCGGGGACGGCCTTTCGCCGCTGCGCCTCTGGGGCAGCAACCTGGCGACACGCCTCTCGACCCTGGTGGCCGGCCAGGAACTTGCCGACCCCATGAGCGGCTTCTTCATGCTCCGCCGCGACCTTTTCATCGACGTCGCGCCACAGCTGTCGTCGGAAGGTTTCAAGATCCTGCTCGACCTGGTCGTCACGGCTACGCGCAAGGGCACGCCACCGGCCATAGCCCAGGTTCCCTACACTTTCCGCCAGCGTCTGTCGGGCGAAAGCAAGATGAGCCCGCTCGTCGTGCTGCAGTTCCTCGGCCTGTGGCTGTCCAAGCTGACCGGCGGCCTGTTGCCCACAAGCTTCCTGCTCTTTGCCCTGGTTGGATTCAGTGGACTGGCCATCCACCTGGCCGTCTTGTGGCTGCTGACCAGTGTAGCACCGCAGCCCTTCCTGGTGGCTCAGATCGTCGCGACCATCACCGCCATGACCTGGAACTTCTTCATCAACAACATCCTCACCTATGCCGACCGCAAGCTGCACGGGGCCAAGCTGTGGATGGGGCTGCTCATCTTCTACCTGGTCTGCTCGCTGGGCGGCATTGCCAATGTCTCGATAGCCTCGGTGATCTACGAGGCCCGCGCCGTGCCCATCGTTGCCGGCCTCGCCGGCGCGCTGATGAGTTCGGTGTTCAATTATTCGGTCACGCGCATCTTCACCTGGAAGTAG
- a CDS encoding ABC transporter permease — MEDRMTLTLGAARPQPSRKKRLEALFGRDWKVGYLFVLPLVLIMALLIFWPFVSAIFISTTSLNFLTGETANVGLRNYQRLWTNSDFLQSMQNTIQFTFWSLLLKFVIGMTVALILNSRLPFRSLLSGIMLLPWIVPEIVTALAWKSIYDPMFGGLNPILQGAGVIDRPLGWLSDPSMAMGSIISVNVWKGIPFFVLLLLAGLKAIDREQLEAAQVDGANAVQRFRNVTLPGLRYVIVVTLLLSFISTFNQFGLPFLMTGGGPSGATKLYSILAYEKALGSLQYGPGIAIAFSVAPLMAILIWLLARFMRHDDKRDGASERGPGLSDRLLAGGTWLVNVIIDLAFLPIQLVFAGIEWVVRRVRVATGRSPVQPIFKQSARSNAGPLARLLVLVPLLAFVLFPFYWIVTTSLKTTSQISERRSIFWPEPFTGDQYVSLVRDTPFLTWLMNSVFVAALSTLVSVALASLAAYALSRLRFRGAGLLTTLLLITYLLPGTLLFIPLYQTLTSMGVINTHAALIITYPTFLLPFATWVLMGYFRSIPIELEEAARIDGASRLYIFWRITLPLAAPAILSVTLFAFTNAWNEFLFAFVFITSESLRTLPIGLQSLVVGDILPWGKLMAASLLTAIPVAVLYVYAQRFLAEGLTVGAVKG, encoded by the coding sequence ATGGAAGATCGGATGACCTTGACGCTGGGCGCGGCACGACCGCAGCCTTCCCGCAAAAAGCGTCTGGAGGCCCTGTTCGGCCGCGACTGGAAGGTCGGCTATCTGTTCGTGCTGCCCCTGGTCCTCATCATGGCGCTGCTGATCTTCTGGCCATTTGTCAGCGCCATCTTCATCAGCACGACATCGCTCAATTTCCTTACCGGCGAAACCGCCAATGTCGGCCTGCGCAATTACCAGCGGCTGTGGACCAACAGCGATTTCCTGCAGTCGATGCAGAATACCATCCAGTTCACCTTCTGGTCGCTGCTGCTCAAATTTGTCATCGGCATGACCGTGGCGCTCATCCTCAACAGTCGCCTGCCGTTCCGCAGCCTGCTCAGCGGCATCATGCTGCTGCCCTGGATCGTGCCCGAGATCGTGACGGCGCTGGCCTGGAAGAGCATCTACGACCCCATGTTCGGTGGCCTCAACCCGATCCTGCAGGGCGCGGGTGTCATCGACCGGCCATTGGGCTGGCTGTCGGATCCCAGCATGGCGATGGGAAGCATCATCTCGGTCAATGTGTGGAAGGGCATTCCCTTCTTCGTGCTGCTGCTGCTGGCTGGCCTCAAGGCCATCGATCGCGAACAGCTCGAGGCGGCGCAGGTGGATGGTGCCAATGCCGTCCAGCGCTTCCGCAATGTCACCCTGCCCGGCCTGCGCTATGTGATCGTGGTCACCCTGCTGCTGTCGTTCATTTCCACCTTCAACCAGTTCGGCCTGCCCTTTCTGATGACGGGCGGCGGACCGAGCGGGGCCACCAAGCTCTATTCGATCCTCGCCTATGAAAAGGCGCTGGGCTCGCTGCAGTATGGCCCGGGCATCGCCATCGCCTTCAGCGTGGCGCCGTTGATGGCCATCCTGATCTGGCTACTGGCGCGCTTCATGCGCCATGACGACAAGCGCGACGGCGCGTCGGAGCGCGGCCCGGGACTATCCGATCGCCTGCTGGCGGGCGGCACCTGGCTGGTCAATGTGATCATCGACCTCGCCTTCCTGCCTATCCAGTTGGTCTTTGCGGGTATTGAATGGGTGGTTCGTCGCGTGCGCGTCGCTACCGGGCGCTCGCCCGTGCAGCCCATTTTCAAGCAGAGCGCGCGCTCCAATGCGGGGCCGCTGGCCCGGCTGCTGGTCCTGGTGCCGCTGCTGGCATTCGTGCTGTTCCCGTTCTACTGGATTGTGACGACCTCGCTCAAGACGACGTCGCAGATCAGCGAACGCCGCTCGATCTTCTGGCCCGAACCCTTTACCGGCGATCAGTATGTATCGCTGGTCCGCGACACGCCGTTCCTGACCTGGCTGATGAATTCGGTCTTCGTGGCCGCGCTGAGTACCCTGGTCTCGGTGGCCCTGGCGTCCTTGGCTGCCTATGCGCTGTCGCGGCTGCGGTTCCGCGGCGCGGGCCTGCTGACCACGCTGCTGCTCATCACCTATCTGCTGCCGGGTACGCTGCTGTTCATTCCGCTCTACCAGACGCTGACCTCGATGGGTGTCATCAACACGCATGCCGCGCTGATCATCACCTATCCGACTTTCCTTCTGCCCTTTGCCACTTGGGTGCTGATGGGGTATTTCCGTTCCATTCCGATCGAACTGGAGGAAGCCGCCCGTATCGATGGTGCCAGCCGACTGTATATCTTCTGGCGCATCACCCTGCCCCTGGCGGCACCTGCCATCCTGTCGGTGACGCTGTTCGCCTTCACCAATGCCTGGAACGAGTTCCTCTTTGCCTTCGTGTTCATTACCAGCGAATCGTTGCGCACCCTGCCAATCGGCCTGCAGTCGCTGGTCGTTGGCGATATCCTGCCCTGGGGCAAGCTGATGGCCGCATCGTTGCTGACTGCAATCCCCGTGGCCGTGCTCTATGTCTATGCCCAACGCTTCCTGGCCGAGGGGCTAACCGTCGGGGCCGTCAAGGGATGA